The Nymphaea colorata isolate Beijing-Zhang1983 chromosome 5, ASM883128v2, whole genome shotgun sequence DNA segment tctttccttcttccacctctctctctctgtctctgtctctctctctctctccatgtcaTGGCTGCATTTCgtctcctcttccttcttcttctctcgttTGTCTTCGCTTCCTTCACTACAGATGCTCAGTCTCCTGGtacctttcttcctttctttcctttgcttctgctttttgctttgtttttctgGGTTCCTGCTTCCTTActgctttttccttttactaTGACACCAATATTTGTCAAGATGAAATTTCACATGAATTTTATGCTGTAGACTATGAAATGAGGCAGAGTCTTTCGATTTGTGCTAGTGATGCATGCAACAGCTTGAACTTCTTTGGTTCttggatttttcctttttcttttccggtTCGCTTGCCACAGAATAACATGTAACCGAGTATTGTGTACTAAAATTTGATGTATCCAGTAAGCAACGCAGAACACGTGTTTCAGTTGTAAAGAGTTTTTGCAGTTGGTGGTGAATTCGAGTCATGGTCCCTTATAAATAAGAGAAACCCCAAAAGAATACTCACCATTTTCCAATGTTGAAGCTTTCAATGCTGAATATGATGGACAATGAAAAAGTTTAGTGTAAAATCTGGGGTATGAAACATGTACCCAGTGCTCAAGTTAAAGTGGCACCGTGGAAATCAAAACTTCTGAAGTTGACCTTTTAGCAGTTAGCACCTGTTGAGTGCAAAAGCTTGTTTACAGAAAAGTTGTTCAAATATTCTATTTTGTATAGATCAAATTGATGTTCTCGCTTGAGGGCCTTGCAAAAAATTTAGGGGACAGACTTGCTTAAACTTGGCTAGCTGTCCCAGAGTGCACCTCTAGTGGGCATAGCATGCTGCGTTTATCTTGGTCAGAATCTTGTGTTTGTTTCCCAAGACCTGCTTCATGCAAACGAGTTGTAGAGAATTCAGAGACAAAATGCAACCCGTCTTGGTTCCTGAAAGTGCTTTCTGAGGAGCTTCAAAGAGTCGTAATTTCCATATCTGTTTCAGGACCTCATCTTCTGCATACGAAATGCattgtgaaaatattttttcatcacAATGTCATTATCCTGTAGCTACTGTAGCTTATAGAATACTGAGGAAATGAATGTCTTTGTTGCAAGATGTAGATCATGCTTAAAATGCTTTGCGATACATCATTTGCTTATTTaatttcatttggtttttctattttcacTATCATTTTTATTCTGTTTTTAACATGTTGTTCGATTGATCTGGGACAGGCTTTATAAGCATAGATTGTGGTGGAACAGAAAAATATACTGATGAAATTGGGCTTGAGTGGATTCCAGATAATAACTTTAGTTATGGTGAAATAGCAAATATTTCTGTGGCAGGTGAGAGCCGGAAGCAGTATCAGACACTCAGACATTTCCCTCCAGATGATAGAAAGTATTGTTATATATTAAGTGTTAAATCTAGAATTCGGTATCTTGTAAGAGCGACTTTTTTGTATGGGCTTTTCGACAGTAGTAGTGTCTTTCCAAAGTTTGACATCTCAATTGGGCCAACTCACTGGTCAACAGTTGTCATCTCTGATGCCAACACTACAGAAATCCGGGAAGCAATCTTGTTGGCCAATTCAGATTCAATTAGTGTTTGCCTATCTAATGCTTCTACTGGAGTTCCATTCATCTCTACGCTAGAGCTTCGGCAGTTTAATGATTCAATGTACTATACCAACTTTGAAACTCAGTATTTTCTTAGTGTTTCAGCAAGAATTAATTTTGGGACTGATGACACAACACCTGTCAGGTAAACTTAATTTTCAGTGGCTATTTTTTGAAGGGTTCATTTTTCATTCCTCATGCGTTTGCCTCTTAAGAGTGGTTTGTTTAATGATTTAATCTTTCCCTGCAAAACTACTTTTGACTCAGATGGTTACATGTTCATTGTCCTATAGCTCAACAATAAATATTGAACATTAATGTGTGTCATATGGTTCTACCAGTTGTGTGATAAGAACATAtgttaatttgattttttgccTTATAAGTGATAGTTGAGAAATTTTTGTACATCTTTTTGTGATCTTCTAGAATTTTGCTGTTCCACATTAGCCTGTTTTATGCTTGGAACTTTCTGTACCTATAGATAgcatcattgtcacaaaaaacgtgtacgggtgttatatgacaaaaaatttctcgggtataatacggcaaagttgtatatctcgaaaATAAAATGGGCAAATCtctgcaaatttttaaaaaatttaaaacatttattaaatcctgaaaattataaaaataaaaaatcataaaaatacgaaaaaaatgaaaaaaaacacgtatcATATgcgttttttcatgttttttattttctggcgtttttTTTCAAAGATGCGTTTTTTTCACGTTTCATATGGCTGACTCTGTTTTGGCATATTATACACTATTTTTTTCAATAGGACACGTTTTCTGTGACAGTGGATACCATATAGCAGGTGTAGGTCATTCATTGctactttttttctttagcGGACATCATCAAGCTTCCAAGCTTTTTTACACCTGCCTGCTCTTACCAGTGTCTGTTATATTAGTTGGCACCATTGCAATTGCAGATGTAGGTAGTTCAAAACCACTCTAATTTTCCAAATCATGCCATAGTTGGACTACCACTTAAATATATAGCTTATGACACTCCATTTTTTTGAATGCTATGTCGGTGGGCTGGTGGCTTGGTACCAATTAACATAAATTTAGATGGGTTCATGGATCTTGAGCAACTAATCTGGTAGGACAACTCGAAAACTACAGTTTTCAAGTTATTAGGTGCACAAAAAATTTGGCAGATTTGACTTAATCCAATAAAAATGTGGTGGATAAAGACAAGATATTGTACCAAGTCAATCACCTGGTAAGGTTTACTGCTATAGCTTCATTGGCATGTGAACAGCAAAAAAGATTATGTTATAAGTATGTATTGAAATATAGGAATAGGTTCGCCCCTTGAAAGGACATCTGGAGTTGTTATATTGTGACAAGGACTTGTACGGGGATAAATAGAAATTAAAGACACTTATTTATACCTAGTGAGATATTGACTAGTCTTCATACAAGGGGACATGCTAGAAGTTCCCAAACTTTGAAAGTGATTTCATCATTGCTATTTACTAATTCACTCTGTATAGTTGTGTTTCGTTTCTGACCTGACGTATGTCATTTCAGATATCCTGATGATCCATTTGATAGAATATGGATATCGGACTCATTAAGGCGGGCAAATTTTCTCGTTGATGTTGCTACTGGAACATACAAAGTGTCAACCAGAAGGCCTGTATATGTGAATAGAAATGAGAGACCGCCAGAAAAAGTGATGCAATCAGCAGTAGTTGGTCAGAATGGGACATTATCTTATCGACTGAACTTGGACGGTTTCCCTGGTTCTGGTTGGGCCTTCTGTTACTTTGCTGAACTTGAAGATTTGGGTCCAAATGAGACCAGGAAATTCAGGCTCATGATTCCAGGCATGTCTGAGTACAGCAAAGCCAGCGTAAATGTTCAAGAAAATGCTCAAGGCAGGTTCAGGTTATATGAACCGGGATACCCGAACATATCATTTCCTTTTACTTTgtcatttgaatttgtcaagaCAATTGATTCGACCAGGGGGCCTATCTTAAACGCTTTTGAGATAAACAAATATGTACAGATTAGTGCTGGTTCTCAAGATGGTATGAGCATTCTACATTTCCTGTTTACTGATTTATTCAATGATTTTGGTGGTCTTACCACCAACTAAAGAaactacaaagtacaaacagtAGTTGGAGTTATTGATGCATCGCTTCTGTAATTCCAGCGTCAAATGCTGCTACGTTATGTTCACATTATCCACTAGCTACTTGGGCACAAGAAGGTGGTGATCCATGCTTACCAGTTCCATGGTCATGGGTGAAATGTACCTCCGATCAACAGCCAAGGATAGTTGCAGTGTAATCTGATTCATTTTTAAACTACCTTTTGCTTTTCTATTGGTTAATGGCTTATCTGATGAATTACTTTTTTGGCATATCACTTGTTAAACTGCTGCATACCCATGGGGTTTCTGCTCTTCTACTAGGAGCAGCTCATTAACATCACCAAGTTGACAAGATATCATGAGTTGAAATGCACAGATGCATATCCCTTTGCCAAAATGGCAAGTCAGTTTGTTCTCCTTGGTGTGTAATTGGGCCAAGGAAGACTGAATTACCTTGATAGAAAGAAGATCGTCTAAATGATGCAAAGTATGTCTTTGTCTTTTTGCAGTTATTTATCTGGAAAAAATCTGACGGGGAATGTTCCTTCAGAGTTGTCAACTTTGACTGGCATAACTGAACTGTGAGTGTTTCACAAATCTCATGCCATTTGCTTATATAACAACTTTGTTCACTGTTTCCAGAATCATTGTTTCAGGTGGCTCGATAACAACTCATTCACTGGTCCAATACCAGACTTAAGTGGATGCATCAATTTGAAGATCATGTAATCAGCATTTTGCTGTCTTATGCACTTGTTGCGGTTAGTCTTGTTTTTTGACATAGTGATGGAGGACTGACCATATTATTTCTTTCAGTCATCTCGAGAACAACTTCTTTACTGGTGAAGTCCCTGCATTCTTGGCAGCATTACCAAACCTTAGTGAATTGTAAGttgaaaatttaagatttttcatGACTAAATCAAGAATTATTGCTTTCTAATGGAAGCCCTTAATTGTTAGCGGTTTCTTCCAAAGAAATAGTCTTTCATAGATGCTTCTATTTTATTACATTCTGAACTTATATTTaacattttctaacaatttgttttATAAATGTTCAGATACTTGCAGAATAATATGCTGTCTGGAGTGGTGCCTCGTGATCTGCTTCATAAGAATATTGTACTGAAGTGGGTATTATCTTCTTTACTTTGTCACATGGTGGGCCTGGATATCTATTATTTGCATGGTTTTCTATTCACAGAAATGCCTTATCTGCATGCTAGTAGGATATGAAATTTTCAAGGACTTGGGCTTCTCCACTATATCATGTAGATGCACCTTTCACcctaaagaagaagaaggcaaaaACGAAGAGATGGAGAATACAATTTATAAAGCATTATCCTTTCTTGTAATTTACaaataacttttaaaatttaaaacatatcTTTGTTCGACTTACGGAAGATTTTCTTTTACAGCTtacaaaaacttatttttatttcatccACACCTAATTTTGCCTTAAAATCTCACACCAGCACCAACACCTGCACCCAAGTGGCCTAGTGCTAGAAGATCGGCTGAGACCCGCTCAACTGAGGTCAACATTCTCTGCTGCCTCTTTCATGCAAGAAGTGTAGGCTACAGCACCAAGCTACTGGTTCATCTTCTGCAAGCTCAGACAGGCTATCTGGCCATGCCATGGGGCTGGAACAGCAACGACCTTATACCTCTATTTTCTGCAATTCCTTAGCCACTGAGGAATGGCTAAGGAGCTTGGGTGGTTGTATACTGGCAGATCAAATATGAGTCCAATTGGACTTCTGGTGAGGGAGGTATGGCCCCTAATAGCTCAGACTGTGACAAGGTGGGTTTTGGCACTGGTGGGCCAACTGCTAGACAAAACTGGCAGAAGATCGTGAATCTTGTGGCGAAGATTGGTTGCTTCTGACCGTTGCAGAGGTTATGGACCTGTCTGAGTGTTCAAGAAGGCAATCGGAACTGCAGGGAAGTGTGCTCACACATTTGTGACATGGCTAACCTCTTAGCTATCGACTGGCCAATGATGTTCCCTAGGCCTTTGGTTTCCGACTAGCTTCTTGGATTTTGCAGCTGTCGGTTGTTGTAGATTCAACTTTTGCAGCCGAGTCTTTGTTCCCTGTGGATGGGCTCATATCACCTTGTTTCTCCACTTGTCATTCCTAATAACAACCCCTCCTTTGCAGGAAGGGGTGCTCATCAAGACCATAAGCCTATGTTCTCATCCATAATTTtatgtgttctctctctctctctctctctttctgtcctCTCTGTCTTCTGTTCCAACTGAAATTGTATGATTCAGCTACATTAAGCTTGAAGGTTCTCATTTCCCTTGTCCGCGTGTTGCGGCTGGCCACTAAAATTGCTAGCTAAGTAGGATCAAAGATTAAAGAGAGATGGAGCATCTAGCTTGCGTATTAGTTGAAGTTAGTACTAAGGGAGCATGTAACTCACTATAAATGTGGCAGATAATATGCCCGCATGCTGGTTTATAATGTCGCTACTTTTTGCAATTAAAGCACTATTATGCTTGGCTAAGTTAGCTGTTTTCGAAAAAACAACTGTTCTTAAGACTCACTGATGGAAACCGTGAATGCATGACCACAATATTTTCAGAAAGCAAAAAGTACTAAATGATGGGTTAAATTGTACATTTGAAGTGCCAGCACAGAAGTAAAAGAGTAGGGAAGACGATTTTACTCGGCCAATTTCTGGTTATACGTCTCATGGGCAGACATATTTTGTCCAAAGGGGGACTTTCCATCTAAGTCACACAGACACTGCAAAGTGACTGccgcacccgtgtcgacacCACTCGGGTGCGGGTGCTGCTCGGATTCGCACCCAACACAAGtcaacaagagtcgggtgcggctgaccACACCCGATCATTTTCGTCCATTTTGGACACGCACCCGACTTGAGTTTgactcgagtcgggtgcggtcaagcCGCGTCAAgcccattttcttctttttttgatattttttattttaaaaatttttaacgttaaaaagagggtttagcatttttttttttccatttctgtgtTCAGTcctggttttgttgttttttgtttaatgtttgtactttgtaagcatgttaatgcttaatatgttacattcattTATACAATACATTATAACTTGTAAGTATGTAgcatataatattcatatataatttatccataaagTGTGTAGTGTAGAGTGTATAGACTATGATGTatactctaaatttcttaattcttatatgtgtgtatatatatatatattataataataaattaataataacaaataaatattcttgCCGCACCgtcgcacctaaatttttggagatgtgccgctccggcacccgcaccgACACCCGCACCCCTCACCTATGTGATATAGCTTTCCatcttaagactgatggcaAATATGAGTGGGCACTgggtgttttttatttttttgagttaGTGCATCCATTGTTGTATACATGTTTCAAGGGCATAAGGGTGTTAAAAGGGAAAGAAGGAAACAATTTAAATGTGGTTCGGAGTGGACGACTCCCATGTCCACATACTCTCAGCACAGGCACAGATTTACAATCCATGGTGAGAGTTGACACTATTTATAAATGTGATTACAAATGGTTGTACATGCCAGCAATAGGAGATGCTGAATTTTCTCTGGTTTAGATCTTGATCTATGGTCATTACTTTCTTGTTGTTATCCTTGTCTTCTTGAGAGTCTGCTTGACCCGTGGCACTTTCCATCCTTGCTTTATCATTGTCCGCATAAGCAGGACTGCATGGATGGTGCAGATGTATGCTGTCTAACAGTTGTCCACCATGCATTTGTATTATGAAAGCTTTGAAATGAGAATGGTACATATTGTGTTCTGTCTATTTCGCCATCTTAGCCTTCTTCTCTGGTATCTTCTCTCTTTTCCATttgttcctctttcttttctcccccTCATGCCCCCTTTATGTGAATCCCTTTCATCATGTAGAACTCGAGTGCCTAAAAATCAGCAAGTACTAGAGATGAATGTGGGTCTTGAAGTCACTGACTTGATTCAAGGTTCTGAGGTCTGGATAAAAGTCTCTTGTAAGTtcctttaaataaaaaaaaaatggaaataatcATAACACATGGCCAATGATTGGTGCTTGACAGCCACCAAATTCCTTGTCAATCTTTCAGGTCTTGAACCAGGGCTTTAATCTTGAGATTCTTGAAAGAATGCAATcccattattttgttttcttctatgAGATGACTGATTATGATCCTTCATGTGATGCAATGTTCTTTCTGCTTCTTGCATGGTTGACAAAGTGAAATATTTTATCCCTGAGCTAGCGTTACCGATAAGCAGCAGATCAGGAATAGGTTTTCTACCTTAATCTTCTTGACTCGGTACAcatcttttcttgattttgttcaCTTCTGTTTTTCAAGTACATTCCAACATTCTCATTTAGGTGCCACAACATTACTGTTCCCAAGGTCCTTTTTAGTACCTCATAATCTTCGTGACTAGAAAAAAGCTTTTTATAcagaaaatagttttttttttgggtttaattttctgttattttatcTTTCACAGTTCTTTGTTTTGTCAATCATATAACCTCCCTTTTTCATAAGCACCATTACGAGTTTTCACtacagaaaaatattatttttgcatTATGTAGCTCCTTGCCTGGTTCCACATTATCATAAGGTTAACTGTTAAGTATGATGCTGGAGATACAAACctcttttttttggttctaACCTTGGCTTTAGACTTCTTGGCCACTTCACATGGACACACCTGGAAAGGTGCTGCACCTTTGTCCACATGGCTTGGCACAGCTGTGCAGGTGTGAGACATGGCTTGAATACAACTTTTGGTCgatttttgtatttttgaatCAGTAGTTTAATGTTTAGTAACATAGATAATGTTAATATGTTTCTGACATTTTGTTTCCTAACATCTTACTGCagccaagttttttgaaaatgctctgCATCAGTGTCCGCACATACAAGCATGTGATATAGCATCTTTGTGTTTGCACCTATTTCCTTATGGTGATTCTGGAAGGAAGGAAACTGGTCTGGTCATTATGAATTTGCATGAATGATCTCAAAGTGTATGAATTGCTTGATTGCTTTAGTTGGTGAAATATCTCATGCACCATCTGCATGAAAGGAATTGGATTAAAAAGTTCAAATGTGATGTGGGATTTGCCTACATTTTTTCGATCTATTGGACTTTTGGTTATAGATGTCTATTTCATGAGGTTGATTTTATGTTTGATTAATTGTTGTGATATATCTATCATCTTTTGATCCTCATTGTCATTAGATTCTGATGTTTAGATTCTGATGTTTGTAGCTAGTAATTTTTGACTTATATTTAGCTACATGCAGATAACTcgactttgttttcttttctcagaTATATCTAGGGTTATAATTTATGCTTTTATTTTAATGATCTCTTTTGCAGCTATTCTGGAAATACAAATCTTCATAGAGAAGGAGATCAGAAAGTCAAACTTATTATCGGTGTTGTCATTGGGCTATTCTTTCTTCTTATTACTGCAATGTTTATATATTGCTGCCTCTTATGTGCTCGaggtgaaaagaagaaaactggGAAAGGTAGTTCACTGGCAATTACTTTTGCTAGAAAACAACTATTTAATATAATGGTCTCACTGTATCTTTGTGTTTTTGTAGTTGAACTTGTTGAACAAATGGTTGCAGCACCTTCACTTCCTGCAGTGCCTTCTCTTCCTGCACCTCCCTCAGATAAGGCAGTTTCAGTGTTCAGTGATGCTGCCACAGAAGGATCACATTGTTTCACACTGGCTGAAATTGAGACTGCAACTGGCAAGTTTGTAAAGAAAGTAGGTTCTGGTGGATTTGGATCTGTGTTCTATGGCAAGCTAAATGATGGAAAGGAAATAGCTGTCAAAGTCCTATCAGCTAATTCCTATCAAGGGAAAAGAGAATTCTCAAATGAGGTAAAAATGAAATTTGGGGAATTATTAACTAGATAACGGAGCAAACCTCATCAAgaaaaatgtacatttttttttagcatATCTTAATTTCTAACGGAGGTGGGTGCACACAtgacagacacacacacacatgtattgGCTAGAGTTTATTCTGTCTTTACCTTATGCACCTTACTAACTCATGAAATACAAATGGATCCGCATACTACAACAAAGGGTGGACatctatccattttttttttttttcgtgataATGTTTTCTAGGAGATGAGTTCATATCCTCATATAGACAAATGAATTGAATATAACTGTATCAGATGTATAAAATTTGGATATGTATGATACGTTATAGTGCAGGAAAACCTGTGAATGCAATGTTTCAATACATAGTGTATCCAATTACATTTTGAACTAATAATGTGCAGTAAGAATCCTTCTTTTATTTCTATTGTGAAAGAGTTATGAGAAGTTTTAAGCAAGTCTTTGTTCTGAAAGCTAGTTTTTAACATGAATCATCAGTTTTCTTCTATTTTGCAGAGCattttattaaaagatattaCTATTCCATTTTGATGCAGGTCTCCCTGCTCTCCAGGATTCATCACAGAAATCTTGTTGCATTTCTTGGATACTGtcaagaagaagggaagagcaTCCTTGTTTATGAGTTTATGCACAATGGGACCCTGAAGGAACATTTATATGGTCAGTGTGGCCTGATCTTGTGAAGCTTTGACTACAACGTTTCTTGTGCAGGCTGAGCATGTTGATATCAAGTTACATTTTTGCAGGACCTTTGACTCAGGAAAAGTCTGTTAGTTGGACCAAGCGTCTTGAGATAGCTCAGGATGCAGCGAAAGGTTAGAACTGTTTATATTTTActctcttgttttctcatatGCAGAACTTAATCTTTACCATTGATTAGGCTTGGCCTGA contains these protein-coding regions:
- the LOC116253938 gene encoding probable LRR receptor-like serine/threonine-protein kinase At1g67720, which encodes MAAFRLLFLLLLSFVFASFTTDAQSPGFISIDCGGTEKYTDEIGLEWIPDNNFSYGEIANISVAGESRKQYQTLRHFPPDDRKYCYILSVKSRIRYLVRATFLYGLFDSSSVFPKFDISIGPTHWSTVVISDANTTEIREAILLANSDSISVCLSNASTGVPFISTLELRQFNDSMYYTNFETQYFLSVSARINFGTDDTTPVRYPDDPFDRIWISDSLRRANFLVDVATGTYKVSTRRPVYVNRNERPPEKVMQSAVVGQNGTLSYRLNLDGFPGSGWAFCYFAELEDLGPNETRKFRLMIPGMSEYSKASVNVQENAQGRFRLYEPGYPNISFPFTLSFEFVKTIDSTRGPILNAFEINKYVQISAGSQDASNAATLCSHYPLATWAQEGGDPCLPVPWSWVKCTSDQQPRIVAVYLSGKNLTGNVPSELSTLTGITELWLDNNSFTGPIPDLSGCINLKIIHLENNFFTGEVPAFLAALPNLSELYLQNNMLSGVVPRDLLHKNIVLNYSGNTNLHREGDQKVKLIIGVVIGLFFLLITAMFIYCCLLCARGEKKKTGKVELVEQMVAAPSLPAVPSLPAPPSDKAVSVFSDAATEGSHCFTLAEIETATGKFVKKVGSGGFGSVFYGKLNDGKEIAVKVLSANSYQGKREFSNEVSLLSRIHHRNLVAFLGYCQEEGKSILVYEFMHNGTLKEHLYGPLTQEKSVSWTKRLEIAQDAAKGIEYLHTGCVPTIIHRDLKTSNILLDKNMRAKVSDFGLSKVAIDGSTHVSSIVRGTVGYLDPEYYISQQLTEKSDVYSFGVILLELISGQEAISNDSFGANCRNIVQWAKLHIESGDIQQIIDPSLHGEFDIQSVWKIAEKAMMCVQPHGRFRPTISEVLKEIQEAISIETGGSGSGGEDDFDMLSRNSRHSSINVSPLELAVSDSYLLLDESVVLPTAR